A single genomic interval of Arthrobacter globiformis harbors:
- a CDS encoding LysE family translocator translates to MSISDSLLQFALVAALLTVIPGMDTVLVLRTAISGSRGSAFATAAGICTGTVFWGVAAAVGASALLAASETAFTVLKVAGACYMAWLAVSMIIRSFRPGATAETGSTGPASPLAAWLSGTTTSLLNPKVGVFYMAMIPQFLPPEAPPLLMGVLLPLVHNVEGMAWFAVIILATHHARRWLQSPSVAKTTDRVAGIVLLGFAAKIATSKA, encoded by the coding sequence ATGAGCATCTCCGACTCCCTCCTTCAATTCGCACTCGTGGCCGCCCTGCTTACGGTGATCCCGGGGATGGATACCGTGCTCGTGCTGCGCACGGCGATCAGCGGCAGCCGCGGCTCCGCCTTCGCCACCGCGGCGGGAATCTGCACGGGTACCGTCTTCTGGGGCGTGGCCGCCGCCGTCGGTGCATCGGCCTTGCTGGCCGCCTCGGAAACGGCCTTTACCGTCCTGAAGGTCGCGGGCGCCTGCTACATGGCGTGGCTGGCCGTGAGCATGATTATCCGAAGCTTCCGCCCGGGGGCGACTGCGGAGACCGGCTCCACGGGCCCGGCCAGCCCCCTCGCCGCCTGGCTTTCGGGCACCACAACCAGCCTGCTGAATCCCAAGGTTGGGGTTTTCTACATGGCAATGATCCCGCAGTTCCTTCCGCCGGAGGCGCCGCCGCTGCTGATGGGCGTGCTGTTGCCGCTGGTCCACAACGTCGAGGGCATGGCGTGGTTTGCGGTCATCATTTTGGCAACCCACCATGCGCGCCGCTGGCTCCAGTCGCCTTCCGTGGCCAAAACCACAGACCGCGTCGCCGGCATCGTCCTCCTGGGTTTCGCGGCAAAGATCGCCACCAGCAAAGCCTGA
- a CDS encoding VOC family protein, with the protein MRLTQIAQHAEDLDRAAEFYSRLLGSAPVAVFDPPGLLFFDLDGVRLLLERGAPSSVIYLQVPDVRLRVAELEAGGVEVVGAPHVIFHHDDARLGPAGADEWMAFIRDSEGNTVGLVSNAFDGGAPAS; encoded by the coding sequence GTGAGGCTCACCCAGATCGCGCAGCACGCCGAGGATCTTGACCGGGCGGCAGAGTTCTACTCGAGGCTGCTGGGCAGCGCGCCGGTTGCTGTCTTCGACCCGCCGGGACTGCTGTTCTTCGATCTCGACGGCGTCCGGCTCCTGCTGGAGCGGGGAGCACCGTCGTCGGTGATCTATCTCCAGGTCCCGGACGTGCGGTTGCGCGTGGCTGAGCTTGAGGCCGGGGGAGTGGAGGTGGTCGGCGCCCCGCACGTGATCTTCCATCACGATGATGCACGGCTCGGCCCTGCGGGTGCGGACGAATGGATGGCTTTCATCAGGGACAGCGAGGGGAACACCGTGGGACTGGTGAGCAACGCGTTCGACGGCGGGGCGCCCGCCAGTTAG
- a CDS encoding DUF3054 domain-containing protein: protein MPSTTDRPGTRAVPALTAAAAAADFIVILTFAAIGRDAHARGESVIGILSTAWPFLAGAAVTWLLLRLWRRPLALWPAGVAVWLGTVAIGMALRALTGQTVVLPFVIVALLSLAVFLLGYRLIVAIILRLRARRRA, encoded by the coding sequence ATGCCTTCCACAACAGACCGTCCCGGAACACGGGCGGTTCCGGCCCTGACGGCCGCCGCAGCTGCGGCCGATTTCATCGTCATCCTGACGTTCGCTGCCATCGGCCGGGACGCACATGCACGAGGCGAATCAGTCATTGGAATCCTGTCCACCGCCTGGCCGTTCCTGGCCGGCGCAGCCGTGACCTGGCTGCTGCTGCGGCTCTGGCGGCGGCCGCTCGCGCTGTGGCCGGCCGGGGTGGCTGTGTGGCTGGGCACCGTGGCCATCGGAATGGCGCTGCGGGCGCTCACGGGACAGACGGTGGTCCTCCCATTTGTGATCGTGGCGCTGCTGAGCTTGGCGGTGTTCCTCCTCGGCTACCGCCTCATCGTCGCCATAATTCTCCGCCTGCGCGCCCGCCGCCGCGCCTGA
- a CDS encoding Lrp/AsnC family transcriptional regulator has translation MITAFVLIKTDASRIPETAEEISSIDGISEVYSVTGEWDLIAVARVSQHEDLADVIADKLSKVPAVVHTTTHIAFRAYSQHDLDAAFALGFEE, from the coding sequence GTGATCACCGCATTCGTCCTGATCAAGACAGACGCCTCGCGCATCCCCGAAACGGCCGAGGAGATATCCTCCATTGACGGCATCAGCGAGGTCTACTCCGTGACTGGCGAATGGGACCTGATCGCCGTCGCACGCGTATCCCAACACGAAGATCTGGCGGACGTCATCGCCGACAAGCTGTCCAAGGTCCCCGCCGTCGTGCACACCACCACCCACATCGCGTTCCGGGCTTACTCACAACATGACCTCGACGCCGCATTCGCGCTGGGGTTCGAGGAATAG
- the trpD gene encoding anthranilate phosphoribosyltransferase produces MTSQVSVPAVGNTWPRLISALLNGEHLSADSTAWAMDTIMSGAATPVQIAGFLVALRAKGETVEEIAGLVDAMVAHANPISITGEKLDIVGTGGDQLNTVNISTMAALVCAGAGAKVVKHGNRAASSSSGSADVLEALGVRLDLPIADVARNAEEAGITFCFAQVFHPSFRHTAVPRRELAIPTAFNFLGPLTNPARVQASAVGVANARMAPLVAGVLARRGSRGLVFRGSDGLDELTTTGPSTVWEIRGGEVTEQTFSPGDLGIRQATVDQLRGGDAQANAAVVRNVLAGETGPVRDAVLLNAAAGLVAYDLQADGPLTDRMKLALDRAAESIGSGAAAAVLEKWVSLSRA; encoded by the coding sequence GTGACTTCACAGGTATCGGTACCGGCGGTAGGCAACACCTGGCCGCGCCTCATCTCGGCACTGTTGAACGGCGAACACCTGAGCGCGGACAGTACGGCATGGGCCATGGACACCATCATGTCGGGGGCCGCCACGCCCGTCCAGATTGCCGGTTTCCTGGTGGCGCTGCGCGCCAAGGGCGAGACGGTGGAGGAGATTGCCGGGCTCGTTGACGCCATGGTGGCTCATGCCAATCCGATCTCCATTACTGGCGAAAAGCTGGACATCGTGGGCACCGGTGGTGACCAACTCAACACTGTCAACATCTCCACCATGGCCGCGCTGGTCTGTGCCGGAGCGGGCGCAAAGGTGGTTAAGCACGGCAATCGCGCGGCGTCGTCGTCGTCGGGATCAGCGGACGTCCTGGAAGCGCTGGGGGTGCGGCTCGACCTCCCCATAGCCGATGTTGCCCGGAACGCCGAGGAAGCGGGCATCACCTTCTGCTTCGCCCAGGTCTTCCACCCGTCCTTCCGCCACACCGCGGTGCCCAGGCGCGAACTCGCGATCCCCACAGCCTTCAACTTCCTGGGACCCCTCACCAACCCCGCCCGGGTGCAGGCCTCCGCAGTAGGCGTGGCGAACGCCCGCATGGCGCCGCTCGTGGCCGGCGTCCTGGCGCGGCGCGGCAGCCGGGGCCTGGTGTTCCGGGGCAGCGACGGCCTGGACGAACTGACCACCACCGGGCCGTCAACTGTGTGGGAGATCCGCGGCGGCGAAGTGACAGAGCAGACTTTCTCGCCGGGGGACCTGGGGATCCGTCAGGCGACTGTCGATCAGCTGCGCGGCGGTGACGCACAGGCGAATGCCGCCGTCGTCCGCAATGTCCTGGCCGGGGAAACCGGGCCGGTCCGGGACGCAGTCCTGCTGAACGCGGCGGCGGGCCTGGTGGCGTACGACCTTCAGGCTGACGGTCCGCTCACTGACCGCATGAAGCTTGCCCTCGACCGGGCTGCGGAATCCATCGGCTCCGGCGCAGCCGCTGCTGTGCTCGAGAAGTGGGTCAGCCTCTCGCGGGCCTAG